A part of Drosophila ananassae strain 14024-0371.13 chromosome 2R, ASM1763931v2, whole genome shotgun sequence genomic DNA contains:
- the LOC6493372 gene encoding glutamate synthase [NADH], amyloplastic isoform X1, giving the protein MAPTTTDNCEFECATVEATTTTTSISGNFDFENSEANTGSGNGNGSNFEESNELHLSGQHQDHQDQDVQQDVEQQKQMPWEAPGKQGLYDPQNEHEACGVGFIVAIDGKRSHKILRDAQTLSERMNHRGACACDNDTGDGAGVLASIPHGLYAKALAKQGVTLPELGDYATGIFYLDEAQHAAAEKEFDALAKSLGLEVIAWRTVPANQAAIGVVARKSEPLSRQVFVRRPAGSDEKSFERQVFVLRKRASHELTKPGRRFYICSMSDRTVVYKGLFTSDQLWEYYTDLKDPEFETYLALVHTRFSTNTFPSWERAHPLRVLAHNGEINTLRGNVNLMKAREGVMQSDLFGDQLKKLYPVVEPNLSDSGSFDCVLEFITMASERSLPESVMTMVPEAWQNDKTMPQEKRDFYQWAACVMEPWDGPALISFTDGRYIGAVLDRNGLRPSRFYVTKENVLVMASEVGVYDVDPSQVTLKSRLKPGRMLLVDTKEQKLIQDIELKSQIAKSRPHSEWLQQKMITLDEIRNANVLNTAPVDELAKLPASQRGIFDPRLSLFGYTTETVNMLLIPMFKNKKEALGSMGNDAPLACLSTFQPIPYEYFKQLFAQVTNPPIDPFREKVVMSMQCPIGPEANLLQPSAQQVHRIWLPNPILSIPDTQLLKRNTHRGWRTKVLDITFQYNEGVQGYLDCIDRVCREGAAAAQAGYQLLVVSDRGAGVGGKVAVSALLALGALHHHLIETLQRMKVGIVVETAEAREVHHICVLLGYGADAICPYLAFELAQALRDDGVIGPEVNDKQIYAAYAQAIDTGIAKVMAKMGISTLQSYKSAQIFEAVGLGSELVAKCFRGTQSRIGGVTLEILAKEGLERYQLTYGKSSPDTRILRNPGQYHWRHGGEAHINEPSSIGSLQEAAVNKNLDAFEAFKKTTLDSVKKCALRGQLEFVTDRQKIDISEVEPASEIVKRFATGAMSFGSISLEAHQTLSITMNRIGGKSNTGEGGEDSDRYLNQDPNNSRRSAIKQVASGRFGVTASYLANADDLQIKMAQGAKPGEGGELPGYKVTKDIAKTRKSVPGVGLISPPPHHDIYSIEDLAELIYDLKCSNPNARISVKLVSEVGVGVVASGVAKGKAEHIVISGHDGGTGASSWTGIKNAGLPWELGVAETHQVLVLNNLRSRVIVQADGQLRTGFDVVVAALLGADEFGFSTAPLIVMGCTMMRKCHLNTCPVGIATQDPVLRKKFTGKPEHVINFFFMLAEDIRKIMAGLGIRKFQDLIGRTDLLRIATQREAKASNLDLKLLLQPALELRPGTNIVGGSVKQDFQLEKRSDNQLIAKAQQIFSGADDNVTVKMRIHNEERAFGSTLSYHIACKYGEAGLPSGKSIDIFLEGSAGQSFCAFLARGVNVTLKGDANDYVGKGLCGGNVVITPPDTAPFESHLNVIVGNVCLYGATEGTAFFRGIAAERFCVRNSGVTAVVEGVGDHGCEYMTGGLVVILGLTGRNFAAGMSGGIAYVYDIDGSFKPKVNPESVELLPLEIEKDVQLVKQLLADFIEKTGSKVAKELLANWAQAQSKFVKVFPYEYQKALQDLAEQESLEQPLKTSAIENGNGKHEPHIKDIEEAIQDVALEQKRAERVLDKTRGFVKYKREAAPYRDAGDRQKDWDEVYNFSHVRKNLKVQAARCMECGVPFCQSNSTGCPLGNIIPKWNDLVFHGEWQEALRQLLQTNNFPEFTGRVCPAPCEGSCVLGISEPAVTIKNIECAIIDHAFEQGWIKPEIPEVRTGKRVAIVGSGPSGLAASQQLNRAGHFVSVFERNDRVGGLLQYGIPTMKLSKEVVKRRVDLMADEGIEFRTNVHVGKDLKAEQLLKEYDAVLLTTGSTWPRDLPLANRDLKGIHFAMEFLEAQQKKQLGGKQDIISAAGKDVIIIGGGDTGCDCIATSLRQGAKSITTFEILPEPPQKRAEDNPWPQWPKVFRVDYGHEEVKLKWGKDPRQYCTTTKEFIGENGTIKGVNTVEVEWTKTETGQWRMQEVAGSEKYFPADLILLAMGFLGPEKTVPGELGLDLDPRGNIKACNGQYGTSNSKVFAAGDCRRGQSLVVWAITEGRQAARQVDSYLTGRPSGLPGPGGVVGTS; this is encoded by the exons ATGGCACCAACAACCACTGACAATTGCGAATTTGAATGTGCAACTGTtgaagcaacaacaacaacaacatcgaTTAGCGGCAATTTCGATTTTGAAAATTCGGAAGCCAACACCGGCAgtggcaacggcaacggcagcAACTTTGAAGAATCGAATGAATTGCATTTGAGCGGCCAGCATCAGGATCATCAGGATCAGGATGTCCAGCAGGATGTGGAGCAGCAAAAGCAGATGCCATGGGAGGCACCTGGCAAACAGGGACTCTACGATCCCCAGAACGAGCACGAGGCCTGCGGTGTCGGTTTCATCGTGGCCATCGATGGAAAGCGCTCTCACAAG ATTCTACGTGATGCCCAGACCCTCTCAGAACGGATGAATCATCGCGGTGCCTGTGCCTGCGACAATGACACTGGTGATGGTGCTGGCGTTTTGGCTTCCATTCCTCACGGACTCTATGCCAAGGCCCT AGCCAAGCAGGGTGTAACCTTGCCGGAATTGGGTGACTATGCCACAGGCATCTTCTACCTGGATGAGGCGCAGCACGCCGCCGCCGAGAAGGAGTTCGATGCTCTGGCCAAGAGCCTGGGTCTCGAGGTGATCGCCTGGCGCACGGTTCCGGCCAACCAGGCGGCCATCGGCGTGGTGGCCCGCAAATCGGAGCCCCTGTCCCGTCAGGTGTTCGTCCGTCGACCGGCCGGAAGCGACGAGAAGTCCTTCGAACGGCAGGTGTTCGTCCTGCGGAAGAGGGCCAGCCACGAGCTGACCAAGCCGGGCAGACGCTTCTACATCTGCTCGATGTCCGACCGTACCGTGGTGTACAAGGGTCTGTTCACCTCGGACCAGTTGTGGGAGTATTATACGGACCTCAAGGATCCGGAGTTTGAGACGTACTTGGCCCTGGTCCATACGCGCTTCTCCACCAACACCTTCCCCAGCTGGGAGCGCGCCCATCCCCTGCGTGTCCTCGCCCACAACGGCGAGATCAACACCCTCCGGGGCAACGTGAACCTGATGAAGGCCCGCGAGGGTGTGATGCAGTCGGACCTGTTCGGGGATCAGCTGAAGAAGCTCTATCCCGTGGTGGAGCCGAATCTCTCCGACTCGGGCAGCTTCGACTGTGTCCTGGAGTTCATCACCATGGCCAGCGAGAGGTCGCTGCCGGAATCGGTGATGACCATGGTGCCGGAGGCGTGGCAGAACGACAAGACCATGCCGCAGGAGAAGCGCGACTTCTACCAGTGGGCCGCCTGTGTGATGGAGCCCTGGGACGGACCGGCCCTGATCAGCTTCACCGACGGCCGCTACATCGGAGCCGTGCTGGACCGGAACGGCCTGCGTCCGTCGCGCTTCTACGTGACCAAGGAGAATGTGCTGGTCATGGCCTCCGAGGTGGGAGTCTACGACGTAGATCCCTCGCAGGTGACACTCAAGAGCCGCTTGAAGCCCGGCCGGATGCTGCTGGTGGACACCAAGGAGCAGAAGCTCATCCAGGACATTGAGCTGAAGTCGCAGATTGCCAAGTCGAGGCCCCATTCCGAGTGGCTGCAGCAGAAG ATG ATCACTCTGGACGAGATTCGCAATGCGAATGTCCTGAACACTGCTCCCGTGGATGAGTTGGCCAAGTTGCCCGCCTCCCAGAGGGGCATCTTCGATCCAAGGCTCTCGCTCTTCGGCTACACCACGGAAACGGTCAATATGCTCCTCATTCCGATGTTCAAGAACAA GAAGGAAGCCCTGGGCTCCATGGGCAACGATGCTCCACTGGCCTGTCTGTCCACCTTCCAGCCGATCCCGTACGAGTATTTCAAGCAACTGTTCGCCCAGGTGACCAATCCGCCCATCGATCCATTCCGCGAGAAGGTGGTCATGTCGATGCAGTGCCCCATCGGACCGGAGGCCAATCTCCTCCAGCCGTCGGCGCAGCAGGTGCACCGCATTTGGCTGCCCAATCCCATACTGAGCATTCCAGACACCCAGCTGCTCAAGCGGAACACGCACCGCGGCTGGCGTACCAAAGTCCTGGACATCACATTCCAGTACAACGAGGGCGTCCAGGGCTACCTGGACTGCATCGATCGTGTGTGCCGCGAAGGTGCTGCCGCCGCCCAAGCCGGCTACCAACTCCTGGTGGTCTCCGATCGTGGGGCCGGAGTCGGTGGCAAGGTGGCTGTTTCTGCCTTGCTTGCCCTGGGTGCACTGCATCATCACTTGATTGAGACGCTGCAGCGCATGAAGGTGGGCATTGTGGTGGAGACGGCCGAGGCCCGAGAGGTTCATCATATTTGCGTGCTCCTCGGCTACGGAGCGGACGCCATTTGTCCGTATTTGGCCTTCGAACTGGCCCAGGCCCTGCGGGACGACGGCGTCATTGGTCCGGAAGTGAACGACAAGCAGATCTACGCCGCCTACGCCCAGGCCATTGATACGGGCATTGCCAAGGTGATGGCCAAAATGGGCATTAGTACCCTGCAGTCCTACAAGAGCGCCCAGATCTTCGAGGCCGTCGGCTTGGGCAGCGAACTGGTCGCCAAGTGCTTCCGCGGCACCCAGAGTCGCATCGGCGGCGTTACCCTGGAGATCCTGGCCAAGGAGGGCCTCGAAAGGTATCAGCTGACCTATGGAAAGAGCTCACCTGACACGCGCATCCTCCGAAACCCTGGACAGTACCACTGGCGTCACGGTGGTGAGGCTCACATCAATGAGCCCTCCTCCATTGGCAGTCTGCAGGAAGCGGCGGTCAACAAGAACCTCGATGCCTTCGAGGCCTTCAAAAAGACCACCCTGGACAGCGTGAAGAAGTGCGCCCTGCGTGGCCAGTTGGAGTTCGTCACTGACCGCCAAAAGATTGATATTTCCGAGGTGGAGCCGGCCAGCGAGATTGTCAAGCG ATTCGCCACTGGAGCCATGAGCTTTGGCAGCATCTCTCTGGAGGCCCATCAGACTCTTTCCATTACCATGAACCGTATTGGCGGCAAGAGCAACACCGGAGAAGGTGGCGAGGATTCCGATCGTTATTTGA ATCAGGATCCCAACAACAGCCGTCGCTCGGCCATCAAGCAGGTGGCTTCCGGTCGCTTTGGTGTCACGGCCTCCTACCTGGCCAACGCCGATGATCTGCAGATCAAGATGGCCCAGGGAGCCAAGCCCGGAGAGGGCGGCGAGCTGCCCGGCTACAAGGTCACCAAGGACATTGCCAAGACCCGTAAATCGGTGCCGGGAGTGGGCCTGATTTCGCCACCACCTCATCACGATATCTACTCGATCGAGGACTTGGCTGAGCTGATCTACGATCTGAAGTGCTCGAATCCCAATGCCCGGATCAGTGTGAAGCTGGTGTCCGaagtgggtgtgggtgttgtGGCTTCCGGAGTGGCCAAA GGCAAAGCCGAACACATTGTCATTTCGGGACATGATGGCGGCACTGGAGCCAGCTCATGGACTGGCATCAAGAACGCCGGATTACCCTGGGAACTGGGTGTGGCCGAAACCCATCAGGTGCTGGTCCTGAACAATCTCCGATCACG AGTGATTGTCCAAGCCGATGGCCAGCTGCGTACAGGATTCGATGTGGtggtcgctgctcttctgggTGCCGATGAGTTTGGCTTCAGTACAGCTCCTCTTATTGTGATGG GCTGCACCATGATGCGCAAGTGCCACCTGAACACCTGCCCGGTGGGCATTGCCACCCAGGATCCAGTGCTGCGCAAGAAGTTCACTGGCAAGCCGGAGCATGTCATCAATTTCTTCTTCATGCTGGCGGAGGAT ATCCGTAAAATCATGGCTGGACTGGGCATCCGCAAGTTCCAGGATCTGATTGGTCGCACCGACTTGCTCCGCATTGCCACCCAGCGCGAGGCCAAGGCCAGCAACCTGGATCTGAAGCTGCTCCTGCAGCCAGCTTTGGAGCTCCGCCCTGGAACCAACATCGTTGGTGGCTCCGTCAAGCAGGACTTCCAGCTGGAGAAGCGCTCCGACAACCAACTGATCGCCAAGGCTCAGCAAATCTTCAGCGGAGCCGACGACAACGTGACTGTCAAGATGCGCATCCACAACGAGGAGAGAGCCTTTGGATCCACCCTGAGCTACCATATTGCATG CAAATACGGAGAAGCCGGTCTGCCCTCGGGCAAGAGCATCGACATCTTCCTGGAGGGCTCTGCCGGCCAGAGCTTCTGCGCCTTCCTGGCCCGTGGTGTGAACGTGACCCTCAAGGGCGATGCCAACGACTATGTCGGCAAGGGCCTGTGCGGTGGCAATGTGGTCATCACTCCCCCGGACACGGCTCCCTTCGAGTCGCACCTGAACGTCATTGTGGGCAATGTCTGCCTCTACGGAGCCACCGAGGGAACCGCCTTCTTCCGAGGTATTGCCGCCGAGCGCTTCTGCGTGAGGAACTCCGGCGTCACGGCCGTGGTAGAAGGTGTGGGTGACCACGGTTGCGAGTACATGACTGGGGGACTAGTGGTCATCCTGGGTCTGACTGGACGCAACTTTGCCGCCGGCATGTCGGGAGGCATTGCCTATGTCTATGACATCGATGGCTCCTTCAAGCCCAAGGTGAACCCGGAGAGtgtggagctgctgccgctggagaTCGAGAAGGATGTGCAGTTGGTGAAGCAGCTGCTGGCTGACTTTATCGAGAAAACAGGCTCCAAGGTGGCCAAGGAACTGCTCGCCAACTGGGCCCAGGCCCAGTCCAAGTTTGTCAAGGTCTTCCCGTACGAATACCAAAAGGCTCTGCAGGATTTGGCCGAGCAGGAGTCCCTCGAGCAACCACTGAAGACCTCGGCCATCGAGAATGGAAATGGCAAGCATGAGCCACACATCAAGGACATCGAGGAGGCCATCCAGGACGTGGCACTGGAGCAGAAGCGTGCAGAGCGAGTGCTGGACAAGACCCGGGGTTTCGTCAAGTACAAGAGGGAGGCGGCTCCCTACCGCGATGCCGGTGACCGACAGAAGGATTGGGACGAGGTCTACAACTTCTCACACGTCCGCAAGAACCTGAAGGTCCAGGCCGCCCGGTGCATGGAGTGCGGTGTTCCGTTCTGTCAGTCCAACTCCACTGGCTGTCCGCTGGGCAACATCATTCCCAAGTGGAACGACCTCGTCTTCCACGGCGAGTGGCAGGAGGCTCTGCGCCAGCTGCTGCAGACCAACAACTTCCCGGAGTTCACGGGTCGAGTCTGCCCGGCTCCCTGCGAGGGTTCCTGTGTGCTGGGCATTTCCGAGCCGGCTGTCACCATCAAGAACATCGAGTGCGCCATCATCGACCATGCCTTCGAGCAGGGCTGGATCAAGCCGGAGATTCCCGAGGTGCGCACTGGCAAGCGGGTGGCCATTGTGGGATCCGGTCCCTCCGGTCTGGCTGCCTCCCAGCAGCTGAACCGCGCTGGCCACTTTGTCAGCGTCTTCGAGCGGAATGATCGCGTTGGCGGTCTCCTGCAATACGGCATTCCCACGATGAAGCTGTCCAAGGAGGTGGTCAAGCGGCGGGTGGACCTCATGGCGGACGAGGGCATTGAGTTCCGCACGAACGTGCATGTGGGCAAGGACCTTAAGGCGGAGCAGCTGCTGAAGGA ATATGATGCAGTTTTGCTGACCACAGGATCCACCTGGCCGCGAGACTTGCCGTTGGCGAATCGCGATCTCAAGGGCATCCACTTCGCCATGGAGTTCCTCGAGGCCCAGCAGAAGAAGCAGCTGGGCGGTAAGCAGGACATCATCTCGGCGGCGGGCAAGGATGTGATCATTATCGGAGGCGGCGACACTGGCTGCGATTGCATCGCCACCTCGCTGCGTCAGGGCGCTAAGAGCATCACCACCTTCGAGATTCTCCCAGAGCCACCACAGAAGCGCGCCGAGGACAATCCCTGGCCCCAGTGGCCGAAAGTCTTCCGCGTCGACTACGGCCACGAGGAGGTGAAACTCAAGTGGGGCAAGGATCCTCGCCAGTACTGCACCACCACCAAGGAGTTCATCGGCGAGAACGGCACCATTAAGGGCGTCAACACCGTCGAGGTGGAGTGGACCAAGACGGAGACGGGTCAGTGGCGTATGCAGGAAGTGGCTGGTTCCGAGAAATACTTCCCTGCCGATCTGATCCTGCTGGCCATGGGCTTCCTGGGACCCGAGAAGACAGTGCCCGGCGAGCTCGGCCTCGATCTTGATCCGCGCGGCAACATCAAGGCCTGCAACGGACAGTATGGAACCTCCAACTCCAAGGTCTTTGCGGCAGGCG ATTGCCGGCGTGGCCAGTCGCTGGTCGTCTGGGCCATAACCGAAGGTCGTCAGGCCGCCCGCCAGGTGGACTCCTATCTGACCGGCCGACCCAGTGGGCTACCAGGACCCGGCGGTGTTGTCGGGACATCCTAA